The segment TGCCACCCTCCAGCACCAGGCTCGCCAATCGTTTCCGTGACTGCATAAGCGATTGCTCCTGAAATGGCATCCCACACCTCCCGAGCGAAGTGTAAAGGATGTCTTGTCAGAAACTGTCCACCATCTATTGTCATCAGACAGAATTGGGGGTTAGGGGGCCCTTAGGCCAGTATCGCGTTCACCTCCGCCCATACCTGCTCGTCCGTGAAGCCCATCAGTTCCACGCTCTTGCTCGGGCACGTCGCCTGGCACGTTCCGCAGCCCTGGCAGACGCCGGGGTTCACGTCCGCGACCACCTTCACCAGGTTGCCCTTGCGGTCTCGAATCTCCATGCGCGTGATGGCGCCGTACGGGCAGACGCGCTCGCACGTGAAGCATCCGGCGCAGACGTTGGTGTTCACGCGCGCCACGGTCGGCTCGCGCTCCAGGCTCTCGTTGCTGAACAGTCCCAGCACCTTCGATGCCGCCGAACTGGCGGTCGCGACCGTGTCCGGGATGTCGCGCGGCGCCTGGCACGCGCCGGCCAGGAAAATGCCCGCGGTGTTGGTCTCCACCGGCCGCAATTTCGGGTGCGCCTCGTTCAGGAAGCCGTGCTTGTCGTACGAGATGCTCAGCTTCTGCGCGAGGTCCTTGATGCCGGGCTGCGGGCGCATGGCTGTCGCCAGGACGACCATATCGGCGTCCAGCGTGACAGGTTCACCGCCCAGGGTGTCGAAGCCGACGACCTTGATCACGTCGCCATCGCGATACATCCGCGAGACGCGGCCGCGCATGTACACCGCTCCGTCTTCCTCGATGGCGCGGCGCGTGAACTCCTCGTAGCCCTTGCCGGCGGCGCGGATGTCCATGTAAAAGACCGTCGCCTTGCCGCCGTGCACCTTGTGTTTGTACAGCATCGTGTGCTTGGCGACATACATGCAGCAGATCTTGGAGCAGTACTCGATGCCCTTCGCGCGGTCGCGGCTTCCGACGCATTGAAGGAATACGATGCGCTTCGGCTCCTTGCCGTCGGACGGCCGCTGGATCTTGCCGCCGGTCGGCCCCGAGGCTGACGCGAGGCGCTCGAACTGGAGGCCGTCGATCACATCCGGAATCTCGCCGTAGCCGTATTCGCCGTATCCGCTGATGTCCGGGGAGTCCTGCTGCTTGCCGACCGAGTATAGCGAGTAGCCGGTGGCTACCACGATGGCGCCGACCTTCTCCTCGATCAACTCGTCCTTCTGATCGAAATCGATGGCGCCGATGGCGCAGGCATCAACGCACTTCCCGCACGCGTTCGCCTTCCCCTTGGCCAGCGACATGAAGCCGGCGCACCGCTTGCGGTCGATCACCGGGATGTTCGGGACGGCCTGGGGGAACGGCGTGTAGATGGCGGTCCGTTTGGACAGGCCGGCGTCGAACTCGTTGGCCACTCTCTTCTGCGGACAGACGGTCTGGCAAGCGCCGCAACCGGTGCAGAGGTCCGCGTTCACGGAACGCGCCTTCTGGCGGATCGTGACCGTGAAGTTGCCGATGTAGCCGCCCACCGATTCGACCTCGCTGTACGTCATCAGCTTTATGCGCGGGTGCTGGGCGACCTCCACCATGCGCGGCGTAAGGATGCATTGCGAGCAGTCCAGGGTGGGGAACGTTTCGGACAACTGGCTCATGTGCCCACCGATCGATGGGTCCTTCTCGACCAGGATCACGTCACGCCCGCCGTCCGCGATGTCCAGCGCCGCCTGGATGCCGGCGATGCCGCCGCCGATCACCAGCGCGCGGCGCTCAACCGGGATGGAAATCGATTGCAGGGGAGCGTTGCGCTTTACCTTCTCGACCATCAGCCGCACCAGGTCGATAGCCTTGGCCGTCGCCGCGCCGCGGTCCTCGTGGATCCACGAGCAGTGTTCGCGGATGTTGGCGATCTCGCAGAGGAACGGGTTGAGACCGGCGGTGGCGCAGACCTTGCGGAACGTGCGCTCGTGCATATGCGGTGAGCACGAGGCTACGACCACGCCGGTCAGCATGTGCTCGACAA is part of the Armatimonadota bacterium genome and harbors:
- a CDS encoding CoB--CoM heterodisulfide reductase iron-sulfur subunit A family protein translates to MARIGVFVCHCGENIGRTVDCAAVAEAARNHPGVAFASDNKYTCSEPGQAMIRQAIVEHMLTGVVVASCSPHMHERTFRKVCATAGLNPFLCEIANIREHCSWIHEDRGAATAKAIDLVRLMVEKVKRNAPLQSISIPVERRALVIGGGIAGIQAALDIADGGRDVILVEKDPSIGGHMSQLSETFPTLDCSQCILTPRMVEVAQHPRIKLMTYSEVESVGGYIGNFTVTIRQKARSVNADLCTGCGACQTVCPQKRVANEFDAGLSKRTAIYTPFPQAVPNIPVIDRKRCAGFMSLAKGKANACGKCVDACAIGAIDFDQKDELIEEKVGAIVVATGYSLYSVGKQQDSPDISGYGEYGYGEIPDVIDGLQFERLASASGPTGGKIQRPSDGKEPKRIVFLQCVGSRDRAKGIEYCSKICCMYVAKHTMLYKHKVHGGKATVFYMDIRAAGKGYEEFTRRAIEEDGAVYMRGRVSRMYRDGDVIKVVGFDTLGGEPVTLDADMVVLATAMRPQPGIKDLAQKLSISYDKHGFLNEAHPKLRPVETNTAGIFLAGACQAPRDIPDTVATASSAASKVLGLFSNESLEREPTVARVNTNVCAGCFTCERVCPYGAITRMEIRDRKGNLVKVVADVNPGVCQGCGTCQATCPSKSVELMGFTDEQVWAEVNAILA